CTCACCTTGACTGTGTTGCCAAACTTGGAGTAGTCCACAGAGTACACCCCGTCCTCCTCTGTTACTATGGGAACGAAGCGGTGACCCCACTGGATCTCCTCGGAGACGTAGGAGGTCCGGGCCTGTGTGGTGATCCCGGTGGTCTCCACCACTCCCTCCAGGATGACGATCACCTCCAGGTCACTGCACTGCAGCTCCATGGCCGACAGGTCGTACAGCGGACTGAGAGAGACGACACACGTTACATGtactgttagtgtgtgtgtgtgtgtgtgtgtgtgtgtgtgtgtgtgtgtgtgtgtgtgtgtgtgtgtgtgtgtgtgtgtgtgtgtgtgtgtgtgtgtgtgagtgtgtgtgtacagatatATTGGCTGATACCTAAGACGTTGTTATCAAACAATTACGACAAAGAAATGTagttgaggtttgatattttacagtttaaccatatatttgattataaataactataaataaaaatcttttctgcattgtttattctgtaaaataaaagttttcttaTCAGCAAATGAACGCTGATACACATAAGTCTGAAAGACTGAAAACTGTAATCCATCTCCAACccaatattaaatgtatttataccTGCATCTACTGTCTCAAAggtttcttgtttattttaaacaacacatattttgtatataatattttaaatcattttgagaGTCTGATAACAAAGTTTGTCTGAGCAGCGTAAATCAAACACATAGAGTATAGAGTGAGTTCAGAGTTGATTCATGCTGttgctctttgtttctgtccagcagagggagatAGTGAGTTATAAGTTACACATGTTCAGCTGATGACTGAACATGTGTTGATTTCCATCCTTCTTCTCTACAAACTGTGAACTGTCCAAAATGTTATGTCTTGACTTTATCGTTGCTTTTGGATGAAGGAACGAAGGAGCAAAGTTattcagaggaaacagaggagcagagagaaagtgtgtctgtggttctcCGGCCTCAGAGCGTGTGTGTCAGTACCTGTCCCTGTCGATGATGTGGCAGATGATGAGCGGAGCGAGGAGGAACAGGCTGTTGCTCGCCACGGCGTTGTCCGTCTGCACGTCGATCTGTTGGATGGGGATCACTTCCCCCTCTGGGGTGGTCGTCTTCCTCACCACCTGCCCGACGACAAAAtcatattattaaaaacaaacagacctgCAGGAGGAATAATAACGTACaagtgaaaaaagacaaaaaaacagaggTTTAAATAAGTCACTTGGTTAAAGGTTACACTAGGAGTCTTCAAGCTGCAGGGGGCGCAAGAGAGCTGCAGGAGTAGGTGTAGacaaagtgacagtgacagataAAAGCCAACAACCATCTCTCAGTAATCACCTGCAACCGGACCATGGCTCCGATGATCATACTCTTCCTCAGGTCTCCGATTCGAATCATGAAGCACAGGTGGTTGTTCCTGACGGCGATCACAGCGTGACGGCTGAAGATCAACGTCTCCGCTCGCCGGTTGGACTGAGCCGTCTTCATGAAGATACAACCTTCAGGAGGGAAACACAACAAACGTCACTGGTCTGATACCAGTCACCTCCAAAGGTCGATCATCCACTTGTGTGCGTTTGATTCTTCCTGGatgagagacagtgtgtgtgagtgttaccCAGCATGACGGCGTTGATGATGAGTCCCACGATGTTCTGCATGATGAGGACGGTGATGGCGGTGGGACACTGCTCCGTGATCATCCGTCCCCCGAAGCCGATGGTCACCTGAACCtcgatggagaagaggaaggccGACATGAACGACCTGCGGGGAACCGAGAGATTCACTCACAGTTTGATGAATGTGACAAATGATTTCATAATTTTCTTACAGTCAACCGAACCCTGTCAGTTCATTAATATACCAGAGTAAAAGCACGAGTTTATTAGagctatttttactttatttaaatgttcttctttctttaaattatcTATGTGATTGACCCGTTATGTCTTCTCCAACACTTGTCATTGTACGGACTCTGTTTTAACttatatatgacaaataaaacttgaagtTTTGTTCAGTGGCTCCAAACGTATGGATCCTTCCAAAAGGTCACGACATAAATCTGAGAGGTCGTGAGATGATTAATGGAtcgaaaaaagaaaactcacaaaATCCTGCTGCATAAATCTTTTCTCAAATCTTAGCTTTTTGTAAAATAACTTTTGAATCCAAACTGATAATTTgatcttttaaatcttttgcagctttaagtttgaatgtgaaatctgaaaaGTGAGTTTAGATGTTAAATACGTGCAGTGAAGTAAAAATGTGGGGGGGGtagaaatataaagtaaaacaaaatgtaaaaacttctGATGTAAACGTACAAGTCTCCACAGCTGAGCAGcggaaggagatgaagaggaggaggaaggggaagaagatgaagaagaaggtcACTAAatggaaaggagagagggagggagggaggacacaaggaaggatgggagagggggggggcaaagaAGACTCACACTCCCTCCCTCATAACTTCCTGTCACAACTAATGtattttcctcctcccctcctcttcctctgtcgaGTTTAAccagagatagatagagatgtagagatgaagaggaggtggaggaggaagaggaggaagaagagcaggaggaagatgaggacaAGAACAGGAGAAGGTAGAAGAAgagtagaaagaggaagaggagggagttGGAAAGCTCGGATGAagtgaagatggaggagaagaagaatccCAGTGTCACCAAACACATGAAACCAACTGAACTTGTTAAactttgataaaaacacagactctGTCGTGCGTGTTTCTTACTTGACTTCGGTGACGCAGCGCGTCGTGTTGCGGTCCGCGTCCAGGTCTCCGTGCGCGAAGGCCACGAGCCACCAGCTCATGGCGAAGAGGAGCCAGCTGCTGACGAACGTGGTGGTGAAGATGACCAGCGTGAAGCGCCACTTCAGGTCCACCAGCGTGGTGAACACGTCCTGCAGGAAGCGGCCCTGCTCGCGGATGTTCTTGTGCGCCAGGTTGCACGAGCCGTTCTTGGCGATGAAGCGCGCCTTGTTGACGCGGTCCCTGAACACCGGTTTGCGGGGCATGCGGGAGGCGAGGCCCGGCAGACCGAACTCCTCCGGGATGATGCTTTTCCTCGCCAACatcctgctccttcctcctcagctgcagggGAAAAGGCGTCGTAGCTTCTTTTTAGTGCGTCTTTACGCGCGGTCTCAACATGTCCACCTGCAGGAAAACCGCTCAGAGACGCGCGCACTCCTCTGCGTCCGGTGACATTTGGAGATGTTCGGCTGTGGCCGTTGCGCACCGCCTCTGCTGCGTCTCCTCTGAGGGCTGCGACGCGCTGCGCTCCCCTGTTGACGTAGGACAAGTTCCAGAGTCCAGAGGCGCTCAgatgtggagctgctgcctccCAGGACCGATCAGCCACCGCCGGGAAACACGGGATTATGAACTGAACAAGAACACGACGCGTAAAAGTCTTTATAAATAAACGAATCACGCCTCAGCCGATGCGCATGACTTTTACGCGCAGTGCCATGAGTCCAATCACCGTTTTAACCCTTGAATCATTAATGTAGGATGATTTCACTCAGTTGGTTTAAAAACATTAAGTTCACATCTTCATCTTACTTCTACTTTTAAAGGgtttcaggaggaaaacaaataaatataaagaatatattaGTTGTTTCTTTTTACAGGAACATAACTGTGCACTTAATTTAATTAtgactgtttttatattgttctcCTTTTGTTGGCTTCTATTCTGACGATGCAgcaattaataataaacatattaaaataaatgaggtGTTGACGAATATAACTAAATAGGAAATAAACATTTAGCAAAGAtgagacttttactttgtgtttaataatcagcttctgtttcacatctgaataattaaataaaaacaaagagtaaaagtgaaatgaagaaaagCTTCAGattttactgtttaaaataaaacaataagaaTTAAACAAAATCtttagaaactaaacaaaacaatgaaaattcacattatgattaaagtaaaattttaaactaaaaaaGCAAAATTCTGCGTATTTGTAAATGTCAACTTATATTTAATTCTTTCTTCACTGGTCTTTTAAAttgtgaatttatttattatttcgaCTCTgagtcaccagggggcgctgtttaACAGTACAcagtcagtgagtgtgtgtgtggtgcgggTTTAATGAGAAAGACAAAGTTTCACTTCActcagaaacatttttattttcatttcaagtgtAAAAAACTCAGGcacacagaataataataatataagagTTTGTATAAGTTTAAAAACTCCTGGATTCACAGGCTCCTACAAACTGTACATGTACATACTTTAAAAACTACCTAaacttcacctgcagctgaaaatcatgtttatttaacagTCATGTGATTTTACgaggaagaataaaaaacagtCGTCAAAGCTCCGATAAAGTTTGCGTCGACTTCATTCTGTGCTTTTTCTTCGTTTGGCACAAATCTGAGTTTCGGGTTTCAGTTTGAGCAgcagagtgaaaagagaaaaacaaaccgcAGCTTCGGTTTCACGtgttaaaaactataaaatcgGAAACTTCTCCAGATGAAACACGTGagagaaaatcagtttttataaaGAAAGTTGAAAAGTAGAGGATTAATCAATAAACCATAATACAAAAGGGACAGAACCACAGAACCAGGGATTCTAGAAAAAGTTTTCAGATCGACTCCGACTGTGAAACATGTGAATTTGTctctttagttttttctttgttagaAATATGTATAAGTGTATATATCATTACAAAAACTATAAAtggaaatataacagtataacATGATAGTTGAGCTCAATTCCTTCAATAATACGACAGGAACATTTCATCTAAGTGAAAAAAGTAAATCATAGACTGAGAACGAAgacggacgacatgacggcgccgagaaagtgaagccaaaccatctcaggtgccccctggtggctggctgcagtataggtcagtATAAAACCTGTcctctccatgttagcagatgggaccgaactgaaatgtcaaagacggtttctgtcatttcagttagTTCTCGTcacgctgatgtttgtttggATTCTGGATCGACTCGGCGTCACGTCGCCGTCTCACTCTCGGTCCGGATCGACCTCTCGGGTTAACGGGAGATCGTGTTTCGCCGTCTATTGTTTCCCCCGACGATTAAAAAGGGTTCAGCAAAGCATGACCGCAGACAGACAGCGGGCTCAGCGGCGTCGGACCGAGCCGCGACACCCTACAGTGTTTGTACTAGTGAAACATAGAAATACAACCGATAGAACAGTGACAGAGCTGGAAATAAGATCCACGCGTTTAcaaatctaaaatcaaattaaaatcctaatttcacagacattttactaAATAAAGAAATTCTTGATTTATTTTGGAACTAAAACAGCAAACctgtgaaaaatacatttataaatgcaattaaaaaaaactttgcaaCTATAAAAGATTGTTTTGCGTCTAACGATTTTTCTTTCCACCAGAGGAGACGGGTGATggattcccccccccaccctcattCTCAGATCGTGGCAGATTTGCAGTTGCATCAAAAATGGCTGCAGCTGAGAGATGAGCTCCTCCTGGAGAACTGGGAGGAGACGCAAGTAAGAACaaggactttaaaaaaaaggtctgaTGTCTCGGTTGGTTGCAGAAATgctccaaaataaaaaagatggcGGCAAATCCACCAACGTAGAACTCCTCAGTCGAGCTCGTTCGGAGGAGGAAGGTACGAGTCGATGAAAAACCTCCGACAGGAGAATGAACGTTTCTCCTTCTCCGTCGTCGGTTTAACAACAAACTGTTGATCGAAGTCTTTTCTGAACACAACTGAGATATATTAGTTTTACTTCTGTGTCTAAAAATGTAGCACGTTCTAAACCTGGGTCTAAAATATTAAGATTTAAATCCTTTACAGTGAAACAGATTGTACATTCAATCATATAAAAAAGGGATTCAAATAAAACTGGATATAAACTTCTGTTTTCCTTATTGTTGCATAATAGAAGTGATCGAGTGTAAACTGATACATGTGGTGATTAAAGATAATTAAAGACTTTTCAGTCaagttcagtaaaaaaaaaaaagattctcgCAGGGTTTAAAAGTTCAGCTCAAACTGAAACTATTGAATTAACTCTGAAGTCTGTACAAAGTTTAAAGTGATTTAATAAAAACCTGAAGTCAAATCTCATTAAAATCTAAGACCAAAACCAAAGTAACAAAGTATTAGTCTGAGATCTCAGAGCTTCTTCTGGAAGAGTTTGATGTTTTAAAGTCATTTTAAGTAATTTCCCAAAACATTCGGACCCTAGTTTGAACAGTTGTTCTTATTCTGATCGTTCTCATTTCTATTTTAACTGATCCGAGAACATTAAATGTCTCCGTCGTCAAATTCAATGAAAAACTTGTTTAAGTGCTTCAGCTAAATTCTTAATGTCGATGTGAAAACAGGAGGAATCAGCTGATGGAGCAGATGATGGAGCAGCTGATGGATCAGATGATGGAGCAGATGATGGAGCAGATGATGGAGCAGATGATGGAGCAGATGATCATAGTAACTGACGTGAAGTGTCAGAAAGGCAGTGACCTCCACAGTGACGGTGTTTCCTCTTCCACAGAACAAGCTTCTCCTTGTTATTTGCTTCTCTGGCGTGTTTCAGCGTCACAGGAGTTTATCGAActtgtaaaaaataattcaaagacttaaaaaaaaaaaagggaagatcTGATCTGGACGGCGACTGTCTGCGTGTCTACAGATCGGCTTTGACGAACGAGGCGAACATCCCCCCCTCCTGCTCCAGAAGAGTCTCGGGTTTGTCGTACTCCAGAATGTTCCCTCGCTTCATCACGATGACCAGGTCGGCCTTCAGGATGGACTGGACGCGGTGCTGGAGGACGACACAACGAGAGGTCAATGACGacaaccacagaaaacacattcatactaattattatgattattatttagtatattattattaaataatcgttataattgtgttttaaaCCAGTCAGACGAACACTatacagacaaaacaaccatttttaatcactttctttaatattgtgacttTTTTGACGATTTCACCAATTTCATATTCAGGGGGCCGACACctaaaactgttttcagacatgaactccagaaaatatctGGATCAACTGACTCAGACTGTTGTGCTCTcacattaattaatttaataaatcaataagaatttcaggaaacacaacatgcagCATTTTTCACTCCGGTACCAACCAGGCTGTCGGTGGTGTTAAGGCTTCAGCAGACCCAGAGTCAGCCTCCAGCTCCGACTCAGCcgggaaaacaaacagaaacaggtggaggaagaggaagaagaggaagaggaagaggaagaggagagctgAGCCAAAGTGGTCCGGACCGATCCGGGTCTACTTGTGAGTCCTCACTAGCACACTGAAGAGGCTGTCCTCATGTGCCAGCAGGCTGGGACCAGAGTCACTTTCCACCAAGATCCCTGAGGAGAAGACCAGCACCTGCTCGGCCTCCAAGATGGAGGCCACACGGTGCTGGACGAaggcacagagaggaggaagaggaggg
The sequence above is a segment of the Hippoglossus stenolepis isolate QCI-W04-F060 chromosome 22, HSTE1.2, whole genome shotgun sequence genome. Coding sequences within it:
- the kcnj8 gene encoding ATP-sensitive inward rectifier potassium channel 8; its protein translation is MLARKSIIPEEFGLPGLASRMPRKPVFRDRVNKARFIAKNGSCNLAHKNIREQGRFLQDVFTTLVDLKWRFTLVIFTTTFVSSWLLFAMSWWLVAFAHGDLDADRNTTRCVTEVKSFMSAFLFSIEVQVTIGFGGRMITEQCPTAITVLIMQNIVGLIINAVMLGCIFMKTAQSNRRAETLIFSRHAVIAVRNNHLCFMIRIGDLRKSMIIGAMVRLQVVRKTTTPEGEVIPIQQIDVQTDNAVASNSLFLLAPLIICHIIDRDSPLYDLSAMELQCSDLEVIVILEGVVETTGITTQARTSYVSEEIQWGHRFVPIVTEEDGVYSVDYSKFGNTVKVTTPLCSARELDEKPSILIQTLQKSELSHQNSLRKRNSMRRNNSMRKGAGSSGTLRRNNSSKVQFYTPGDGGQNLNNVT